In Nostoc edaphicum CCNP1411, the sequence CTTTAATTTTAATCTCTAGAGTTTGATCCTCAACAGCAATTATCATAGTGCGATCGCCTTCTTGTTTAAAGACTAAATCGAATTGCCATTTACCATCCTGACTAATTGCTACACTTGGGGCTGGAAATCTGTTATCGATCATCACCGATAAAATTTTGCCCCTGTCAGCTAAACGCGCTATACCTTCAACCCGGAAACTTTGTCCTACTTCCACTTCTTGAGGGGCACGAATTAGCTGTAGTTTTTCTACTGGGGAAATAACAACTACACCTGCATTAGCCAATAAATTCTGCGCCTCTGGAAGCAGATTTACAACTTTATTAACATAGTTAGGATCAGCTGAATAGCCTTTACCCTTGAGAAAACCAAGGAAGTTTTCTGGTGTATTGGTGTAATCTTCTAAGCCTTTATAGGGAGTGCGGGTTAAAAACTTCCAATAACCAACAATAAATGCATCAATATCTTGGAACTTACAAAATTCTACTTCTTCTAGCTCAGAAGGAACTTTGATTTTTAACGGTTCAGCAAAACCTTTCATGTCAGGATCTCGCCATTTTAATCCGGCAAAATTGTTAGCATTGACAGCAAGATCACTTTGACCTCTAGAAGATTCTAGTAACCATTGAGCTAGGGTAACTTCTTTAAGAATTTGTCGATTTATATCGGTAACTTTTGCATTTTCAATGCCAACTTGTGTAAATACTGTTGCTAAATCTTGATTAAAATAGGTTTTGATTAAATCATCTAGTAATGACATAGATTTGTCTCCTTAAAAAGTATTTGTAAATCCTCAACTTCTCTAAGAAGATGTTTTAAAAGTCCTCTTGTCAATATCAAAACCTTTAGATCCCCCTAAATCCCCCGATAAATTGGGGGACTTTAATTCCGGTTCCCCCCTTTCTAAGCTACTGTGTATACACAAGTCTGAAATAGCTGATTAACCAAGGTTTTACCCCACCCTAACCCTCCCCTTGCAAAGGGGAGGGAACTAGATTTTCTATTTCCCCCCTTGCCAAGGGGGGATTAAGGGGGGTAATTCGACTTGTGTATACACGGTAGCCTTTCTAAGGGGGGTTAGGGGGGATCTAAAAGTGCCTAAATTCACAGCGCAACACTTTTCAAACATCCTCTAAGCTCGACTTTATCCAAAATTAAAAACTTGGTTCTCTTGATACGGCAAAACTCTAGCTTTTTGGCAAAAACTTTTTCCATGTCACTGATTATCGGTGAAATCGAAAAAGTAAAATTACTGTCCCACAAAGCTTTTAGTGTAAGATTGAGCGTTGCAAAAAAATGGATAAAGTCGAGCTAAGAAGTCAGGGAACTGTTCTAGGTGTTAACGAATGATCTAGATATAATTAGTTAATCTTTTTCTATAACTTTACTATATCCGGCAAAAACAAAATGTTCATCTCTGTTTCCTTTACTTTTATCAGGCAATTTAACCCAATAATGGTTTTCCTCAAAACGGACATCTAAAATTGGGTAACTTCCTGGTTCAATATCAAATACAGAATCTTTTGGCAGTTCTGATGCCTGTTCTGTGGAAGGTTTTAAAACAGTTTTTGTTGTGATTTCCAGAACGTATTTTTTATCAGATTTGAGTTCATCATCATCTGAGTCACCAATTAATCCATCTTTAATTGCCTCTGCCATTTTTTCAGCATCAAAGCGATCCATATCTACTTTGGCATCACAAAAACAACATTCAATCAAAATAGCTGGCATTTGTGTATTCTTCAGAACAAAAAAACCTGCATTTTTAACTTTTCTATCATTAAATCCAAGTTTAAGAATCTCTTTTAAAACTGATTGAGCAATACCTTTTGATGTATTACTAGTGGCGAAAATTTCTGTACCATTGACTTTAGTGTTGAATTTATTAAAGTGAATCGATACAAAGACGTTAACGTTATTATTATTCGCTTTATTGACTCGCTGCCTAAGAGAATCATTTACACTACTAGCGCTTGTAGGAGTGCAATCAATAACGGTATGACCTGCTGCTTTGAGTTTTTGGATCAGTAGTGTCCCAACTGCTTTAGTTAAAGCATCTTCTTGTTTGATGCCTGTTGCTCCTGTATCGTGAGGAGGGCAATTATGTCCGATGTCAATACCAAATTTCATAGGGTTGATTTCCTTGAGAGGTATAAATGATTTCACTACACTGTATTAACCCAAATGCGATCGCACTGTCAGCCCCTAGCTGTCTTACTGGTATACAATAACGAAGTTGAAAGCTTAAAACTTACCATAATCGTTAAGGGATAAACACAAATATACTGCTTAGACAGTCAGGCTGTCAGTGAGAACACGTGAGTAGAGAACGCAAACAATAGCCGAAAAGCAGGGTATTAACCCAGAGCGCGTATAATTTTGCGTAAGTCCTACAGTATGGACTGTAAAGAAGTCTAAATATATAAACAAGTTTGACCAGATAGATTCCTGATGAGAGGGGAAAAATCTTTCTTTGATCAATAAAAGATAATAGAGTTGTCGGGAAATAAAAGATGAGTGAGACAATGCTGGTCTGTCTGCAATTTGGCTTTTCTTAAGCAGCAGTCAAGTAGAAGTTCCATAATCCTGCTGCGGTCAGCATCAAGCGGTCATCAAAGTTTTCAATTCGATTGCGATAAATCACGCTGACGGCATTGTAGCGCTTCACACCAGCAAAGGCATTTTCGCAAACTACACGAGATTGACTCAATTGGCGATTCTCTGCTTTTTGAAGATCACTTAACTCGCCCCCTTTGGGCTTTTTGTGTGGGAGGCGGAGATTGTCATACTGCTTTTGTATGCCCTGAAAACCAGAGTCTACCTCAATTGGAATTTCATCAGGTACACTGCCTGCAATGTCATCTTCGTCATGAAAGCGTTTGTCGTGTAATTTGCCTTCTCGCGCCAAGCTTTCACCGTTTCTTTGCCAATTTCGCTGTCAACAGTTTGGCCTCCTTCCAAGACTAGTCTGATGTCTAAGTTCTCATCTGGAGCATTTTTTAAAGCAGTGGCTAATTCTTGACTGACAGCAAACGTGCCGGTTGACCCGTCTAATTGAAAAACTTTTTCCCTGACCTTGAGCAAAAGTTTATCAACTTTTTTAGTAGTGGCAAACCTAAGATAGTCAGTTCTGGGATAAACATGACCTGCGGTGTAAAAATAAGAACTGGCTTGACCCGAATTTACTGTTATCAGTACTCGAATGCTCGAAGGAGTCCACAAACTAATAACTTGCTTTGAACCTTCACGGTATAAATAGCCACCTAATGAGTTGCGGTCGAAAACCCCAAGAAACTCTCCTTCAAAAGGGTCAACGATTCTCACGGGTTTCGACCAAGGCACATTCATATCAGGGGACAGTCCTGCTGATTTGACTACTGGCAAATCGCTTGATGCTTGGGCAAGGTTAGCTACTTCTTGAACAGTGAAAGCAGTACAAAGTTCAGGGGAAAGTACAGCCAAGCTAGCCCCAAAAAGCAGAACTGAAATCGTTTGCGGTAACTTCATCATAAGTCAGGAGTAATCCTCAACTAGTTCTTACTGCAAAACCGTTTGCCTCACTTCAACCGGTTCACCCGTCAAGCTAAAAGGGCGAACTTCGGTAATTTTTACCTTTACCAACTGCCCTTTGAGTTCTTGGATATTGCCATTAAAAAAGGTCAAACGATTACCGCCAGTGCGTCCCATCACCTGAGTTTGATCTTTAGGATTTTGGTCTTCTACTAAAACTTCTTCAATGCGTCCAAAGTAACGTTGCGATCGCTCTGCTACTTTCAAGTTTCCCAGATGATTGAGCCGTTGCAGGCGATCGCTTTTAATTTCTTCACTCAGTTGATTATCCCACAACGCGGCTGGTGTCCCTGGACGCGGCGAATATGCTGCTGTATTCAACATATCAAAGCCAATATCTTCTACCAGTTTCAGGGTATTTTCAAACTGTGCTTCTGTTTCCCCAGGAAAACCGACTATTACATCGGCACTAATGGAGGCATCTGGCATATATCGGCGAATGGTATCGATAATCCGACGATATTTCTCATGGGTATAACCCCGCGACATTGCCTTTAAAAGTTCATTATCCCCAGATTGAAAGGGAATATGAAAGTGTTCGCACACTTTGGGCAACTCGGCACAAGCTTGAATTAATCTCTCAGTAAAATAACGGGGGTGACTAGTAGCAAATCTTAGCCTTTCGATCCCCGGCACATCATGGACATAATACAGCAAATCTGTAAAATTGTTCAAATGCCGACCTTCTGGTGTGACTCCAGGTAAATCTCTGCCGTAAGCATCAATATTTTGACCGAGTAGAGTAATTTCTTTGTAACCTTGCCGTCCTAATTCTTCCATTTCAGCCCGGATAGCTGACGGCGTGCGAGATTGTTCGACACCGCGCACATTGGGAACTACGCAATAGGTGCAGCGTTCGTTACAACCGTAAATCACATTCACCCAAGCTGTCACTGTACTATCCCGTCGCGGCTGGGTAATATCTTCAATAATGTGAACTGCTTCGGTTGCTACAACTTGGTTGCCCTCAAATACCGACTCCAACAAATCTTTCAGGCGGTTGGCGTGTTGTGGCCCCATTACCAAATCTAATTCTGGCACTCGCCGTAACAGTGCTTCTCCTTCTTGCTGGGCAACACAACCAGCAACAATCAGGGTTAAATCAGGCTGGTCATGTTTGCGCTTCGCTTGTCTGCCGAGGTAGGAATATACTTTTTGTTCAGCATTATCCCGAATTGTACAGGTATTGTAGAGAATCACATCTGCATTATTCGGATCTTGGCACCACTCAAAGCCCATGTCTTCCAAAACGCCAGCCATGCGCTCTGAGTCAGCTTTATTCATCTGACAACCGAAAGTAGTAATGTGGTATTGGCGTTTAGAAGTGGTCATGGGCAATTCTGCTGAATCAGCGTAATGTATTTAAGGTTTATTTCTTTTATTCTATAACGCTCTTAACCTGCTTCAGGAATGCTGAATGCTGATTGAAGAAGAACTCAGAAGTCAGAATTCAGCAGTCAGAATCAAGACACGACGCTCGAATACTCGCTACCGCTTCGCTATCGAATACTCGCTCTCAGCTACTCCTACGGAGAAGCGAGCTACGCGGTAGCGTCTCCAAGAGTTGCCATGCCATTCGCGTTAGCGTCTCTGAAAGAGAAGGGTTTACGCTGCGCTATTCGTCAGTTGTACAAAATTCCTTCTGAATTCTGAATTCTGACTCCTGAATTCTGTTCGATAAAAACCTCAATAAGTTGCTACCTGCAAACGTTAGCGGTAATGAAATTCGACCTCTTTCTCCAGAATCTTGATGTCATATTTCCCAAAGAAATCGTGGCCTAGTAAGCCGATGCTTCCTTTTGGTGCGATCGCAACTTGAAGATTATTGGCTGTCACTCCACCGACTGCTATAGATTTTACCTTACTGGTTGGAAATTCTACTTCGCTACCATCAGCAATTTGAGCTTGCATTGAGCCTGTAGCCTGTAGTTCAAGTGTATTCGCCATACCTTGAGTGATAATGGTTCCACTAGCACCTGTATCTACAATCATTTCAAAGGTTTTTTTGTCGTTGAAGGTGACATCAATTACAGGAGTTCCACCAAAGCGGCGTTTGATTGAGACTCGAAAAACTCTGTTATCTGAAGGTGCGGCTATATTACTACTATTGCCACAAAGCCTTCCCAATCCAACGGTTTTGCCAGAGGAGTTTATCATGTAACATGCTCCTGGATCGTCAGCCGTTGCCCGATGAGAGAATGCTAAAAATATCAGCGTCGGCATGAGTGCGATCGCAGCCAGATTAACGGTCGTATTCCAACGCTTCCAAGCATTATTCATATTATATTAACCTACAATTTTTGTGATCTTTTTTAATAGCTAAACTCATCGTAAGTAAGTGGGCGTAAATAATTAAAGGTTTGTAGTGGGGACTTTAGTCCTCTCTTAAGGGCAAAAGCCTTTACTACGAGCTAATTCAATTGAATTTTAAATTACTTAATATAGTTTTATTTATTCTTGCCCACTTACTTAGTTGCTGCAAAATATGGTGTTAAAATCTCAACTACTTAATCTATAAAAGCAACTTTTATTAATTTACACTAAATAATAATTTTAACTTTTATTGTTTTTGATTACTATAGTTTTCTATGATATTCACGCTACTTCTGTACTTTGCTTAACCCAACCTACAATTCAAAGCCTCTCTCCTTTTAGGAGAGAGGTTTGGAGAGAGGTCAAAATGCATTGCATACAAACTGATAACTGCCATAAAAAATATTTTTATATATGTGTTTCATCAGATAAAATTGCATCTCTACTCAATACATTCTAGCTAGAATTACTGATTATAAATTAAAGATTGGGTAAAGACATGATCAAACTACTTAGAGCATATTAAATCTGGCATAATAAAGCAGGAGTCAGAATTCAGAATGGGCTACGCCCCGCTGCGCTAACAGAATTCAGAATACTCTACCCATAAACTCCAGGTTTTAAGGTAAGAATATTTTAATTTTTTCGCGCCACTTGCGGGCAAGGTTTTAAACCAATATTCATTACCCAGTTGGACTCCAATTCAATTCTGAATTCTGACTCCTGAGTTCTGAATTCTTCTTATAAAAAGTCATATCAGAGAAATTTGTTAACTTACTCAAGGTTTGCTGCGGCATTCACAGCAGTTGCGATCGCATTTTTCACAGCAATATCTATTTGTTCCAAAATGATATTTTCACCATCTGTACGCGAAGCAACTACACCGCAAATAGCTGCTGCTGCAAAATTATATACTCCTGCCATTTTGAATAGTGTGCCGGATTCCATCTCGTAATTCAAGATATTCAAGCGCCGATATTCTTCTGTAATGCCATGCAGCGATCGCATTAAATTTGGATTTGCGGAATCAGTGCGTTCTTGTCCTTCGTAAAAAGTATCAACTGATGCCGTAATTCCGATGTAATGTTCAACCTCTAATTCTCGTGCGGCTTTAACTAAAGCGACTGTCAGAAAAGGATCGGCTGCGGCTGGATATTCCACAGGTGCAATGTCATAAGCTGCACCTTGGCGACATAGTGCTGCACTGCTAATAACAACGCTACCAACTGGTATATAAGGTTGAATGGAACCGCAAGTGCCAATGCGAATAATTTGCCGGATTCCTACTTGTACCAACTCATTGACCACAATACTTAATGAAGGCGCACCCATACCACTTGTAGCTGATAAGATACTGCGACCATTCGGTAAGTATCCCACATAACTATTGAGTCCGCGATTTTCTGACAACGCGCGTACATCTTGTAAATAAGTTTGGGCAATTAGACGCGATCGCTCTGGATCGCCAGATAATAGAGCAATGCTGGGAGGTGATGAACCTAAATCATCTTGCCCAAAGCCAATGTGATAAAAGCGTTTATTTGGCATTCAATACTACTCACACGTTATTATCATTTCTTACCACTCCCATCGACCGATGTCAGGTGCCGAACCGGAGTAAGAAAGTCCTACATAAGTTCCTCTATCCACCACAAGACTGCGTGACGAAGCCGGCTTATAGTAAGAGTTCCAACGGTCGCCCGTGCTTGTAAATCTTGGATCACCCTGGATGTTTGTCGCATTAACCGCGAATTGGATCTGCCAAGTTGGCTTTGCTGAGTTCGTATTTCTGCGGAGATTATTAGTGAAAGCAATGTTCTTACCTCCTTGTACATCGTCTCCTTGAGAGTTCAAGAACACATTATTTTTGATCGATATCCTGTCTGCGGAGTCGAGTTGTAGGCTATTCCCTAAGTTATCGAATACATTGTTGTGAATATTGATGTTGGAAGCTGAATCGGGAATGAAGATGGCAGCACTTTTCCCGAAACTAAATTGAACTTTACGAGCAACATTTGCGAAAATATTATTGTGGATGTTGATGTTCTGATTTTCTATACTTCCACCCCATGCTTTCCCTCCCCAGATCGCAATACCGAAGCCCTTATCCTGAAAGTAGGAGTTGGATATCTCAACTCCGCTCAAAGCAACTTCGATTGACTCCTTAACACTCTGTCCGTCAATATCTTTTATTCGTACATTTCGCATCTTGAGATTACTTGGGTTTTTAGCTGTCGGTTGGTATTCATTCATTACTGAATGATTGACCATCGATAACCACGTATTACAGGCAACATTGTAGATTTCGTTTCCATAACTCAAATTCCAAAGTTCAATGGAAGCATCTTCGCTCCACTGGGAATCAACTTCTGGAACCTGGATGTCGCAATCGTGAATCTTCACATTACGTAGATGACCTACATGCATGAACTTTATGCCGTATCCTTTATTTTCTCGGATAGTAATGTTGTAGATGTTGGCACCATCTAGCCCTCCAAGTCTGAGGTTCCCGGTAGATCCTCCCGATACCCAATCCGCTGCGGAGTTGATAAATGTGCAATCATGTATCGTTGTGTTTTTCATCCACTTTCCCTCTGGAAGCGGCACGAACCACCACATATCGCCACGAGTAAAAACTGCACCACTGTGCTGGAAATCTTTGAATGTGACATTATGCACAGTCACATTGTTACGATTTTCTACCCAGATGCCGGCTTTGATGGTTTTGCCGTTCCCGTCTATGGTGAAGCCGCCTAACGTCTGATTACCATCTGTCGCCCCAATCATCTCGGAAGGAGGGCCATACCGAGGGCTTGAGCCGGAGTAGCTAGGCGAGACAAGCTGAATAATACTTCCATGATGCAAAAGACTCCAATTGCTACTACCTGTGTTTACTCCCGGAGCAGGAATTGCACCGTTGCTAGTGATAGTCACCCTTGATTCACCTGCTCCCTCGATATTCACTCCCGGCGGAAGTACCGTCGCTTCCGTCTCCCTATAGACACCTGGGTTCAAATAAATCGTGTAGTTTTTATTCGGTTGAACTCGTTTTGCTGCATACGCCAACGTCCTCAATGGCTTGCCTAGCGATCCATCGCCTTTAGTGTCGCTTCCTGTGGGAGACACGTAGACGTATAAGCTCGTGGTAGGTTGGTTAGCCGCGACTTTAAGATTAGTCCTTTCACCATCCTTCTCCTTAAACAAATAGAAAAGGTTGAAATTACTACTATTAGGAGGAATCTTAAAAATCAGGTCTTTATCATTTGCGCCTCCCCCATAACTCGTACCGTAAAGGTTACTATCGCTGCTTTGTACAGATATTGCCTCTGAAGTCGAACCATCGGACTTGTTACTGCTATTAAACGAGTGAGTAACGGTAGGTGTAATGTTATCGATCGCAGAAGTTTTGTGCGTAGTTACTAACTGGGTTGTGACTACAGCTACGAAAACAATAGTAGTTAAAGCTGCGTAGGAAAGAAGGGAGCGTAGAGTCTTTATCATTACTCAAAGGAGGGAAAGACGATGGACGCAAGGGAGCGGATAAATGAGGAAAGAATGACAGGAAAAAGAATAGAAGGTTTTTTACCGTAAGAAGTACTACGGCGGGAAACTCTTCCTCGTCTTTGGAAGGAGGAAGTAAAGCTACTTGAAAATTTTTATCCAGTACCTATGGATAGATAAGCTGTAAAAAACCTACCATTCTATCTTTCACCTGAGTATTAAGATTTATTTGCCTAAATTTAACGTGAATTCGGGTTAAGGAGGTTAATTCAACGTTAACTAGCGAAAATAACGCAATTAGGTTGGCAGATACCAGAATAAATCAACAATACAATAAGGGTTTCAGCTTATCCCGAACTCAGGTTACGTGAAGAAAGCAGCTATGCAGAAGGCAGAATGCAATACAGTGTAGGTCTTTAAAATGCTGTTGAAAGGCTGCACACAACAAATAACTGGGAGCTACCAATATCAATTTCAAGCTTTCATTTCCTCCGCTTGAATACCTATATTTAAACGTCAACTAGGGCAACAATCAACGGTTTTTCTGTATTATCAGCCTTGTCTTTTATCTATACTACATATATAATACAAAATATATCACCACTCTGTTGATGACTGTTTGTCGCTTGAACAAAAGGAAATTTTATGATTCCCCGAACACGCATCCGAAATATTGGTATCTCTGCCCACATCGACTCTGGTAAAACTACGCTGTCAGAGCGAATTCTCTTCTACACGGGCAGAATCCACGCTATTGAGGAAGTGCGGGGAGGCGGTAAGGGTGCAACGATGGATTTTATGCCAGAAGAAAAACTACATGGCATAACCATCACTTCCGCTGCTACCACCTGCCAGTGGCACGATACCGAAATCAACCTGATTGATACACCTGGACACGTAGATTTCACAATTGAAGTGGAACGTGCCCTGCGGGTATTGGATGGGGCAGTAATGGTGCTGTGTGCTGTGGCAGGTGTGCAGTCCCAATCCATTACGGTGGATCGGCAAATGAAGCGCTACCGTGTGCCGCGTTTGGCGTTCATCAACAAGATGGATCGGACGGGGGCAGATCCATTTCGTGTAGTACAGGGGATACGCGATCGCTTGCAACTAAATGCAGTATTGCTCCAGTATCCTATCGGCAGTGAAGACCAATTCCAGGGAGTGATTGACCTGGTAGAAATGACTGCTGACTACTTTGAAGGTGAAAACGGGGAAAACTGGGAGAAAAAGTCAATTCCCGAACCTCTTAGGGATGAGGCGCAACAGGCACGCGACAAGCTGCTAGATACTTTGTCGCTGTTCTCAGAATCGATGACCGAGATGCTATTGGCGGGTGAGGAGATTCCTAAAGAATTAATTTGGGAAACCATCCGACAAGCAACTTTGAGTCTAGAATTCACGCCTGTACTGCTGGGTTCGGCATTCAAAAATAAAGGAGTGCAAAACTTATTGGATGCAGTTACGCTTTATCTACCATCTCCCGTGGATAGGGAAGTTAAGGGAATAGGTTACAGGTTACAGGGTACAGATAATTCCCTGTCATCTATCACCTGTAACCTCTCCCCTGACCCCGATGCTTCCTTAGTGGCATTGGCATTTAAACTCACCGTTGAATCCTTTGGGCAGTTGACCTATACCCGGATTTACTCTGGGATGCTCAAACCCGGTGATACCGTCTACAACTCACGGACTGAACAGCGGGTGCAAATCGGTCGCTTGGTGAGAATGCACGCCAATAAGCGAGAAGAGGTAAAAGTTGCCGTTGCTGGGGATATTGTCGCTATGTTGGGTGTCGATTGTGCTTCTGGTGATACATTCTGTTCTGGGGAACCACTGGTATCTCTAGAGAAGATGTTTGTGCCGGAACCAGTGATTACGCTGGCGATTACGCCCAAAAAACAGGAAGATAGCGATCGCCTTTCCAAAGCACTCAATCGCTTTCAAAGGGAAGACCCTACCTTCCGGTTGAGCATCGATCCCGAATCAGGAGCAACTCTAATTTCTGGGATGGGCGAACTCCACTTGGAAATTTACCTGGAGCGCATCCAACGAGAATATAATGCCGAGGTCTACGTCGGTACTCCCGCCGTGGCGTACCGGGAAACCATTGGACAACAAGCTACCTTTGACTACCGATTCAAGAAACAGTCAGGCGGCCCCGGTCAGTACGCCCATATTACTGGGTGGATTGAACCCACAGACGAACCGTTTGTCTTTGAGAATCGGGTGGTTGGGGGTGCGATTCCCAAAGAATATATCCCGGCGTGCGAGAAGGGTTTCCGTGAGGCGATGCAATCAGGAAAGCTGCAAGGCTATCCGGTAACTGGGGTGAAAGTCGTTTTGGATGGTGGTTCATATCACCCAATTGACTCTTCAGAGTTGGCTTTCCGGTCAGCATCTCATCAAGCAATTGAGGGTGCGATCGCCAAAGCAAAACCCTACATCCTCGAACCCATAATGCTTGTAGAAGTGGAAACACCCAACGAGTTTATGGGAAGGGTTCAGGGTGACTTATCCTCTCGTCGGGGTTTGTTGTTGGGTTCCGAGACAATGCAGGGATACACGGTGATTCGCGCAGAAGTCTCACTGGCGAGAATGTTTGGGTATTCTACAGAGTTGCGATCGCTTACTTCTGGGATGGCTACTTTTACAATGGAGTTTGCCTGCTATCGCCAGTCCTAGCATCTTGAAGTA encodes:
- a CDS encoding retropepsin-like aspartic protease family protein; this encodes MNNAWKRWNTTVNLAAIALMPTLIFLAFSHRATADDPGACYMINSSGKTVGLGRLCGNSSNIAAPSDNRVFRVSIKRRFGGTPVIDVTFNDKKTFEMIVDTGASGTIITQGMANTLELQATGSMQAQIADGSEVEFPTSKVKSIAVGGVTANNLQVAIAPKGSIGLLGHDFFGKYDIKILEKEVEFHYR
- a CDS encoding nucleoside phosphorylase, producing MPNKRFYHIGFGQDDLGSSPPSIALLSGDPERSRLIAQTYLQDVRALSENRGLNSYVGYLPNGRSILSATSGMGAPSLSIVVNELVQVGIRQIIRIGTCGSIQPYIPVGSVVISSAALCRQGAAYDIAPVEYPAAADPFLTVALVKAARELEVEHYIGITASVDTFYEGQERTDSANPNLMRSLHGITEEYRRLNILNYEMESGTLFKMAGVYNFAAAAICGVVASRTDGENIILEQIDIAVKNAIATAVNAAANLE
- a CDS encoding N-acetylmuramoyl-L-alanine amidase; translated protein: MKFGIDIGHNCPPHDTGATGIKQEDALTKAVGTLLIQKLKAAGHTVIDCTPTSASSVNDSLRQRVNKANNNNVNVFVSIHFNKFNTKVNGTEIFATSNTSKGIAQSVLKEILKLGFNDRKVKNAGFFVLKNTQMPAILIECCFCDAKVDMDRFDAEKMAEAIKDGLIGDSDDDELKSDKKYVLEITTKTVLKPSTEQASELPKDSVFDIEPGSYPILDVRFEENHYWVKLPDKSKGNRDEHFVFAGYSKVIEKD
- the fusA gene encoding elongation factor G, with the translated sequence MIPRTRIRNIGISAHIDSGKTTLSERILFYTGRIHAIEEVRGGGKGATMDFMPEEKLHGITITSAATTCQWHDTEINLIDTPGHVDFTIEVERALRVLDGAVMVLCAVAGVQSQSITVDRQMKRYRVPRLAFINKMDRTGADPFRVVQGIRDRLQLNAVLLQYPIGSEDQFQGVIDLVEMTADYFEGENGENWEKKSIPEPLRDEAQQARDKLLDTLSLFSESMTEMLLAGEEIPKELIWETIRQATLSLEFTPVLLGSAFKNKGVQNLLDAVTLYLPSPVDREVKGIGYRLQGTDNSLSSITCNLSPDPDASLVALAFKLTVESFGQLTYTRIYSGMLKPGDTVYNSRTEQRVQIGRLVRMHANKREEVKVAVAGDIVAMLGVDCASGDTFCSGEPLVSLEKMFVPEPVITLAITPKKQEDSDRLSKALNRFQREDPTFRLSIDPESGATLISGMGELHLEIYLERIQREYNAEVYVGTPAVAYRETIGQQATFDYRFKKQSGGPGQYAHITGWIEPTDEPFVFENRVVGGAIPKEYIPACEKGFREAMQSGKLQGYPVTGVKVVLDGGSYHPIDSSELAFRSASHQAIEGAIAKAKPYILEPIMLVEVETPNEFMGRVQGDLSSRRGLLLGSETMQGYTVIRAEVSLARMFGYSTELRSLTSGMATFTMEFACYRQS
- a CDS encoding transposase family protein, with the protein product MAREGKLHDKRFHDEDDIAGSVPDEIPIEVDSGFQGIQKQYDNLRLPHKKPKGGELSDLQKAENRQLSQSRVVCENAFAGVKRYNAVSVIYRNRIENFDDRLMLTAAGLWNFYLTAA
- a CDS encoding right-handed parallel beta-helix repeat-containing protein, producing MIKTLRSLLSYAALTTIVFVAVVTTQLVTTHKTSAIDNITPTVTHSFNSSNKSDGSTSEAISVQSSDSNLYGTSYGGGANDKDLIFKIPPNSSNFNLFYLFKEKDGERTNLKVAANQPTTSLYVYVSPTGSDTKGDGSLGKPLRTLAYAAKRVQPNKNYTIYLNPGVYRETEATVLPPGVNIEGAGESRVTITSNGAIPAPGVNTGSSNWSLLHHGSIIQLVSPSYSGSSPRYGPPSEMIGATDGNQTLGGFTIDGNGKTIKAGIWVENRNNVTVHNVTFKDFQHSGAVFTRGDMWWFVPLPEGKWMKNTTIHDCTFINSAADWVSGGSTGNLRLGGLDGANIYNITIRENKGYGIKFMHVGHLRNVKIHDCDIQVPEVDSQWSEDASIELWNLSYGNEIYNVACNTWLSMVNHSVMNEYQPTAKNPSNLKMRNVRIKDIDGQSVKESIEVALSGVEISNSYFQDKGFGIAIWGGKAWGGSIENQNINIHNNIFANVARKVQFSFGKSAAIFIPDSASNINIHNNVFDNLGNSLQLDSADRISIKNNVFLNSQGDDVQGGKNIAFTNNLRRNTNSAKPTWQIQFAVNATNIQGDPRFTSTGDRWNSYYKPASSRSLVVDRGTYVGLSYSGSAPDIGRWEW
- the miaB gene encoding tRNA (N6-isopentenyl adenosine(37)-C2)-methylthiotransferase MiaB → MTTSKRQYHITTFGCQMNKADSERMAGVLEDMGFEWCQDPNNADVILYNTCTIRDNAEQKVYSYLGRQAKRKHDQPDLTLIVAGCVAQQEGEALLRRVPELDLVMGPQHANRLKDLLESVFEGNQVVATEAVHIIEDITQPRRDSTVTAWVNVIYGCNERCTYCVVPNVRGVEQSRTPSAIRAEMEELGRQGYKEITLLGQNIDAYGRDLPGVTPEGRHLNNFTDLLYYVHDVPGIERLRFATSHPRYFTERLIQACAELPKVCEHFHIPFQSGDNELLKAMSRGYTHEKYRRIIDTIRRYMPDASISADVIVGFPGETEAQFENTLKLVEDIGFDMLNTAAYSPRPGTPAALWDNQLSEEIKSDRLQRLNHLGNLKVAERSQRYFGRIEEVLVEDQNPKDQTQVMGRTGGNRLTFFNGNIQELKGQLVKVKITEVRPFSLTGEPVEVRQTVLQ